From a region of the Arvicanthis niloticus isolate mArvNil1 chromosome 6, mArvNil1.pat.X, whole genome shotgun sequence genome:
- the Dnai2 gene encoding dynein axonemal intermediate chain 2, with product MEIVYVYVKKRSEFGKQCNFSDRQAELNIDISPNPELSALYVERNPVDTGIQCSASMSEHEANTERFEMESCGVNHVEGGWPKDVNPQELEQTIRFRKKVEKDENYINAVMQLGSIMEHCIKQNNAIDIYEEYFDDEEAVEVTEEAPSAKTINVFRDPQEIKRTATHLSWHPDGNRKLAVSYSCLKFQRAPMNMSHDSYIWDLENPNRPELTLKPSSPLVTLEYNPKDSHVLLGGCYNGQIACWDTRKGSLVAELSTIEFSHRDPVYGTIWLQSKTGTECFSASTDGQVMWWDIRKISEPTEVVIMDISRKEQLENALGAISLEFESTLPTKFMVGTEQGIVISCNRKAKTPAEKIVCTFYGHHGPIYALQRNPFYPKNFLTVGDWTARIWSEDSRESSIMWTKYHMAYLSDGAWSPVRPAVFFTTKMDGTLDIWDLVFKQCDPALSLKVCDDPLFCLRVQDTGCLIACGSELGTTTLLEVSSSLSTLQRNEKNIASSIFERETRREKILEARHREMRLKEKGKAEGKDDDQKEEEAALDLDELVGKAEEEFFEIIFSELKRKEAEALKKKPKPKKKSVESEAEPVEGNVGDEEEGSSLTGEDEEGEDAGEDAGEEQEEVPT from the exons ATGGAGATCGTCTACGTGTACGTGAAGAAGCGCAGCGAGTTTGGGAAGCAATGCAACTTCTCAGACCGCCAGGCTGAGCTGAACATTGACATCTCACCCAACCCAGAGCTGTCCGCACTGTATGTGGAGCGGAACCCAGTGGACACAGGCATCCAGTGCTCCGCCAGTATGTCGGAACATGAG GCCAACACCGAGCGGTTTGAGATGGAGAGCTGCGGGGTCAACCATGTCGAGGGGGGCTGGCCCAAGGATGTGAACccccaggagctggagcagaCCATCCGCTTCCGGAAGAAAGTGGAGAAGGATGAGAACTACATCAATGCCGTCATGCAGCTGGGCTCG ATTATGGAACACTGCATCAAACAGAACAATGCCATTGATATCTACGAGGAATATTTTGATGACGAGGAGGCTGTGGAGGTGACTGAAGAGGCCCCTTCAGCCAAGACCATCAATGTCTTCAG GGACCCTCAGGAGATCAAGCGGACAGCCACACACCTCTCCTGGCACCCTGACGGTAACAGGAAGCTGGCAGTGTCCTACTCCTGCTTGAAGTTCCAGCGTGCACCCATGAATATGAGCCATGACTCCTACATCTGGGACCTGG AAAACCCCAACCGACCCGAGCTCACCCTGAAGCCTTCATCTCCTCTTGTCACCCTGGAGTACAACCCCAAGGATTCCCATGTGCTCCTGGGGGGTTGCTACAATGGGCAGATAG CCTGCTGGGATACCCGGAAGGGCAGCCTGGTGGCAGAACTGTCCACCATTGAGTTCAGCCACCGAGACCCAGTGTATGGCACCATCTGGTTGCAGTCAAAGACAGGCACCGAGTGCTTCTCAGCATCCACTGATGGGCAG GTCATGTGGTGGGACATCCGTAAGATCAGCGAGCCCACCGAAGTTGTCATCATGGACATCTCCAGAAAGGAGCAGCTGGAGAACGCCCTGGGCGCCATCTCCTTGGAGTTCGAGTCTACCTTG CCAACCAAGTTCATGGTGGGCACTGAACAAGGCATTGTCATCTCCTGCAACCGCAAGGCCAAGACACCAGCCGAGAAGATTGTTTGCACCTTTTATGGTCACCACGGCCCCATCTATGCCCTCCAGAGAAACCCTTTCTACCCAAAGAACTTTCTGACTGTTGGCGACTGGACAGCCCGCATCTGGTCTGAGGACAGTCGGGAGTCATCTATCATGTGGACCAA GTACCACATGGCTTACCTCTCCGATGGAGCCTGGAGTCCTGTGAGACCAGCAGTTTTCTTCACCACCAAGATGGATGGAACCCTGGACATCTGGGACTTGGTGTTCAAGCAGTGTGACCCTGCCCTCAGCCTGAAG GTGTGTGATGACCCGCTCTTCTGCCTCCGGGTTCAGGACACCGGGTGTCTCATCGCCTGCGGATCCGAGCTTGGAACAACCACTCTGCTGGAGGTCTCCAGCAGTCTCTCCACTCTGCAGAGGAATGAGAAGAACATAGCTTCTTCC ATATTTGAACGTGAGACCCGGCGGGAAAAGATCCTGGAGGCCAGACATCGTGAGATGCGGCTGAAGGAGAAAGGCAAGGCAGAGGGCAAAGACGATgaccagaaggaggaggaggcagccctGGACCTTGACGAGCTGGTTGGCAAAGCCGAGGAGGAGTTCTTTGAGATCATCTTCTCAGAGCtgaagaggaaggaggcagaggccttGAAGAAGAAACCCAAGCCT aagaaaaaaagtgtGGAAAGCGAAGCAGAACCGGTGGAAGGAAACGTTGGAGACGAGGAAGAAGGGAGCAGCCTAACAGGTGAAGACGAAGAAGGTGAAGACGCAGGTGAAGATGCAGGTGAAGAGCAAGAGGAAGTGCCCACCTAG